Proteins encoded by one window of Paraburkholderia sprentiae WSM5005:
- a CDS encoding ABC transporter ATP-binding protein, with the protein MSAPATSGNASDPGYAIDVHGLNKHFGTKHVVNDVTLRVQRGEIFGFLGPNGSGKTTCIRMMCGLLTPDSGSGTCLGYDIVKDSAQIKRRTGYMTQRFSYWEDLSIRENLDFVARLYEMKNRREAVDRALEQLGLQSRATQLAGALSGGWKQRLALAACMLHEPELLLLDEPTAGVDPSARRDFWEELHRLAARGISVLVSTHYMDEAERCHKLAYIAYGKLLAQGTSKQVTDSQGLVTWAVYGPNLVELGDRLRRSPGVEQTVAFGSSLHVSGPDTPALHATIDQLGGSNPALRIERQETGLEDVFIFMMNRSTDNYATPSGKPAS; encoded by the coding sequence ATGAGTGCGCCCGCGACTTCCGGCAACGCGAGCGACCCCGGGTACGCGATCGACGTGCATGGGCTGAACAAACATTTCGGCACGAAGCACGTGGTCAACGACGTCACGCTGCGCGTGCAGCGCGGCGAGATTTTCGGTTTTCTCGGCCCAAACGGCAGCGGCAAGACCACCTGCATCCGCATGATGTGCGGGCTGCTGACACCGGACTCCGGCAGCGGCACCTGTCTCGGCTACGACATCGTGAAGGACAGCGCGCAGATCAAGCGGCGCACCGGCTATATGACGCAGCGCTTCTCCTATTGGGAAGATCTGTCGATCCGCGAAAACCTCGACTTCGTCGCGCGCCTCTATGAGATGAAAAACCGCCGCGAGGCGGTGGACCGCGCGCTCGAACAGCTCGGCCTGCAGAGCCGCGCGACGCAACTGGCCGGCGCACTATCGGGCGGCTGGAAGCAGCGTCTCGCGCTGGCCGCCTGCATGCTGCATGAGCCGGAACTGCTGCTGCTCGACGAACCGACCGCGGGTGTCGACCCGAGCGCGCGCCGCGACTTCTGGGAAGAGCTGCACCGCCTCGCGGCGCGCGGCATCTCGGTGCTCGTCAGCACGCACTATATGGACGAAGCGGAACGCTGCCACAAGCTCGCCTATATCGCGTACGGCAAGCTGCTCGCGCAGGGCACGTCGAAACAGGTCACCGATTCACAAGGGCTCGTGACGTGGGCCGTGTACGGCCCGAATCTCGTCGAGCTCGGCGACCGGCTGCGCCGCTCGCCCGGCGTCGAGCAGACGGTGGCGTTCGGTTCGTCGCTGCACGTGAGCGGTCCCGACACGCCGGCACTCCACGCGACGATCGACCAGCTGGGTGGCTCTAACCCGGCGCTGCGGATCGAAAGACAGGAAACCGGCCTGGAGGACGTGTTCATCTTCATGATGAACCGCTCGACCGACAATTACGCCACCCCTTCCGGGAAGCCGGCATCGTGA
- a CDS encoding citrate synthase encodes MRNWITLTEAARQLGVQAQTVYAYVSRGTIAVMSDPLDPRKSLYRAEDVAGLCRKKQVGRKREALAAGTIFGAEPCIYNSITTFSKGRPYYRGRDSIRLSDAATLEDVAAILWNARAPVSFESGELPLQGDERGRQCAFTSLAALAACGHSTLGRTDSALHVEAGRLVALIAQAFGARRGANAQMTHERLALGWGQDRDGAELIRRALVLVADHEITSSAFAARITASTGASLPGCLLTGLATFSGPLHGDASGRVRAVFDDVGRLGAQHVVAHHLQSAIPIPGFGHHLYPDGDPRAAAVLEVLNPPQEITSFINKVMELTGLKPNIDVALAALTAQLALPRDASFALFATARSVGLLAHCIEQLRVSKVIRPRGRYTGPALEDVAPESPAEGSGNTLDPATLDKNRLFRPVGR; translated from the coding sequence ATGCGAAACTGGATCACTCTGACTGAAGCGGCTCGACAACTCGGAGTGCAGGCGCAGACTGTCTATGCGTATGTAAGTCGAGGTACCATCGCGGTCATGTCGGATCCGCTCGACCCACGCAAGAGCCTCTATCGCGCGGAGGACGTCGCCGGTCTGTGCCGAAAAAAGCAGGTGGGACGCAAGCGCGAAGCGCTCGCCGCCGGGACCATATTCGGTGCCGAACCCTGCATTTACAACAGCATTACCACCTTCTCAAAAGGCCGGCCCTACTACCGGGGGCGGGATAGCATCCGGCTTTCGGACGCGGCGACGCTTGAAGACGTGGCGGCCATTCTCTGGAACGCGCGCGCCCCCGTTTCCTTCGAGAGCGGCGAATTACCGCTACAGGGCGACGAGCGCGGCAGGCAATGCGCGTTCACATCGCTGGCAGCGCTCGCGGCCTGTGGACACTCGACCCTCGGACGCACGGACAGCGCACTGCATGTCGAGGCCGGCCGGCTCGTGGCGCTCATCGCACAAGCGTTTGGTGCGCGACGCGGCGCGAACGCACAAATGACGCATGAGCGGCTCGCGCTTGGTTGGGGCCAGGACCGCGATGGGGCCGAACTTATCCGCCGTGCCTTAGTCCTCGTGGCCGACCATGAGATTACGAGTTCCGCGTTCGCCGCCAGGATTACCGCCTCCACCGGCGCGTCGCTGCCCGGATGCCTGCTCACGGGACTCGCGACTTTTTCCGGCCCACTGCATGGCGACGCGTCAGGCCGCGTGCGGGCCGTGTTCGACGACGTCGGAAGACTCGGTGCGCAGCACGTGGTTGCCCATCACTTGCAGTCGGCCATTCCGATCCCCGGGTTCGGACATCATCTGTACCCGGACGGCGATCCGAGGGCGGCCGCAGTGCTCGAAGTGCTGAATCCGCCTCAAGAGATCACGTCGTTCATCAACAAGGTGATGGAGCTGACCGGGCTCAAGCCAAATATCGACGTTGCGCTTGCGGCCCTGACGGCTCAACTGGCGTTGCCGCGCGATGCGTCGTTCGCGTTGTTCGCAACAGCCCGGAGCGTCGGTTTGCTCGCGCACTGTATTGAGCAACTCCGGGTGAGCAAGGTCATACGGCCACGAGGCCGCTATACCGGGCCGGCGCTGGAAGACGTCGCCCCCGAGTCGCCTGCGGAAGGCAGCGGGAATACGCTCGATCCAGCCACGCTCGACAAGAATCGCTTATTCAGGCCGGTTGGGCGCTGA
- a CDS encoding ABC transporter permease, giving the protein MRWWSIVRKEFLQLKRDRITFAMMIVLPIMQMALFGFAINTDPKHLPTAVIAADHSEFTRSFMMAMRNSDYFDIVSTLPDEASGRRALAQGKVLFVLNIPVGFTRDLAKGVRPSLLVEADATDPTAVGTALGALPSIAQSVLQKDLTGPLSSLAVGPAAFDVQLHRLYNPESITQYNVVPGLMGVILTMTMVMMTGLAITRERERGTMENLLATPVLPLEVMTGKIVPYVAIGLVQVSIILAAARFVFNVPFEGSLIALYLSALLFVAANLTIGITLSSLAQNQLQAMQLTMFYFLPNILLSGFMFPFAGMPKWAQYIGNLLPLTYFNRLVRGILLKGVGWADMWPHVWPLLIFLCVVMGIAVKFYRRTLD; this is encoded by the coding sequence ATGCGTTGGTGGAGCATCGTGCGCAAGGAGTTTTTGCAATTGAAGCGCGACCGCATCACGTTTGCGATGATGATCGTCCTGCCGATCATGCAGATGGCGCTGTTCGGCTTCGCGATCAATACCGACCCGAAGCATCTGCCGACCGCCGTGATCGCCGCCGACCACAGCGAGTTCACGCGCAGTTTCATGATGGCGATGCGCAACTCCGATTACTTCGACATCGTGTCGACGCTGCCCGACGAAGCGTCCGGCCGCCGCGCGCTCGCGCAGGGCAAGGTGTTGTTCGTGCTGAATATTCCCGTCGGTTTCACGCGCGATCTGGCCAAGGGCGTGCGCCCATCGCTGCTCGTCGAAGCCGACGCGACGGACCCGACCGCGGTGGGCACCGCGCTTGGCGCGCTGCCCTCGATCGCGCAGTCGGTGTTGCAGAAGGACCTCACCGGTCCGCTCTCGTCGCTCGCGGTCGGCCCCGCCGCTTTCGACGTTCAATTGCATCGGCTCTACAACCCCGAAAGCATCACCCAGTACAACGTGGTGCCCGGCCTGATGGGCGTGATCCTGACGATGACGATGGTGATGATGACGGGCCTCGCAATCACGCGCGAACGCGAACGCGGCACGATGGAAAATCTGCTCGCCACGCCGGTGCTGCCGCTCGAAGTGATGACCGGCAAGATCGTGCCTTACGTGGCGATCGGTCTGGTGCAGGTCAGCATCATTCTCGCGGCGGCGCGCTTCGTGTTCAATGTGCCGTTCGAAGGCAGTCTGATCGCGCTGTATCTGTCCGCCCTGCTGTTCGTTGCGGCCAATCTGACGATCGGCATTACGCTGTCGTCGCTCGCGCAGAACCAGTTGCAGGCCATGCAACTGACGATGTTCTATTTCCTGCCCAACATCCTGTTGTCGGGTTTCATGTTCCCGTTCGCGGGCATGCCGAAGTGGGCGCAGTACATCGGCAACCTGTTGCCGCTCACCTACTTCAACCGGCTCGTGCGCGGCATTCTGCTCAAGGGCGTCGGTTGGGCCGACATGTGGCCGCATGTGTGGCCGCTGCTGATCTTTCTGTGCGTCGTGATGGGGATCGCCGTGAAGTTCTATCGACGCACGCTCGATTGA
- a CDS encoding MFS transporter — translation MKIGEEQTLPVGTPAYSDTTNRSRVRYVVLSMLLMATILNYVDRSALGIVAPGLSKGLALNKMQMGELFAAFGLAYSIALVPGGVLTDILGSRLAYALSLVGWSFATLTQGFATGYQMLLGSRLAIGALEAPAFPSNARAVTLWFPARERGFATSVYVMGQYIGTPLFTGLLLWISAAYGWRTVFYVTGGFGILFSLLWYRVYRDPHQHPRVNATELQYINEGAAATRKPREKFDWRMALKLLSYRQVLAICLGKFCNNTLLVFFTTWFMTYLIEARHMSMIKVGIFQALPFIGATVGILAAGSLSDFFIRRGVALSTARKAPLIIGTMLGASIVLVNFVESNELVIAILTIAFFAQGVGSMSWAAVSEIAPRQYVGLTSSITSLAANIAAVTTPLMIGYITQHTGHFYWALNLMGAICLLGTFSYSVLLGKLSRIEL, via the coding sequence ATGAAAATCGGAGAGGAACAAACATTGCCGGTGGGAACTCCGGCTTATTCGGATACCACGAATCGCTCCAGAGTCCGCTACGTCGTGCTCTCGATGTTGCTCATGGCCACCATTCTGAATTACGTGGACCGGTCGGCGCTGGGCATCGTTGCGCCGGGCCTCTCGAAGGGACTGGCGCTCAACAAGATGCAGATGGGCGAGCTGTTTGCGGCATTTGGTCTTGCCTATTCCATTGCGCTCGTGCCCGGCGGGGTGCTGACCGACATTCTCGGCTCACGCCTCGCCTATGCGCTGTCTCTGGTCGGTTGGTCATTCGCCACGCTGACGCAGGGTTTCGCGACCGGCTATCAGATGCTGCTGGGGTCGCGGCTCGCCATCGGCGCACTGGAGGCGCCGGCCTTCCCTTCAAACGCACGCGCCGTGACCTTGTGGTTCCCCGCCCGGGAACGCGGCTTCGCGACCAGCGTCTATGTAATGGGGCAATACATCGGGACGCCCTTGTTCACCGGATTGTTGCTGTGGATCTCCGCCGCGTACGGTTGGCGGACGGTTTTTTATGTGACCGGTGGCTTCGGCATTCTGTTCAGTCTGCTCTGGTACCGGGTTTACCGTGATCCGCATCAGCACCCGCGCGTGAATGCCACCGAGCTGCAATACATCAATGAAGGTGCCGCGGCGACGCGCAAGCCCCGCGAGAAGTTCGACTGGCGCATGGCGCTCAAGCTGCTCAGCTACCGCCAGGTTCTCGCCATCTGTCTCGGAAAGTTCTGTAACAACACGCTGCTGGTCTTCTTCACCACGTGGTTCATGACCTATCTGATCGAAGCGCGTCACATGTCGATGATCAAGGTTGGGATCTTCCAGGCACTGCCTTTTATCGGCGCCACGGTCGGCATCCTCGCGGCCGGCTCGCTTTCGGACTTTTTTATCCGGCGCGGAGTGGCGCTTTCGACAGCGCGCAAGGCTCCGCTCATCATCGGCACGATGCTCGGCGCGTCTATCGTGCTTGTCAATTTCGTCGAGTCGAACGAGCTGGTGATCGCCATCCTGACGATCGCGTTCTTCGCGCAGGGCGTCGGATCGATGTCGTGGGCCGCCGTTTCCGAAATCGCGCCTCGACAGTACGTGGGACTGACCAGCAGCATCACGAGCCTCGCGGCCAACATCGCGGCCGTTACCACGCCGCTCATGATCGGCTACATCACCCAGCACACCGGCCACTTCTACTGGGCTCTCAACCTGATGGGCGCGATCTGCCTGCTCGGAACGTTTTCGTATTCCGTGCTGCTGGGCAAGCTGTCCCGCATCGAACTGTGA
- a CDS encoding 2-hydroxyacid dehydrogenase: MSEDIRTSLLIARTVPTAVANRAAAEFHAFVTESDMNSWSVVDFCKKHDVPAVLIGKKSGLQAEHIAALPSTVKIIANASAGFDHMDVAAARERGIVVTNAPDALTECTADFSMLLLLAACRRASEYERIMRNGWGKSFGMTEMLGMRVNGKTLGIVGFGRIGRAVAKRAQAFGMRVIYTDMHRAAPSLENGATFYATLDEMLPHCQVLTLHVPGGSVPLMTKREFGLLPAGAIFVNAARGGLVDEDALYDALTSGHLFSAALDVYRNEPNVDKRFAELDNVFLTPHMASATIETRDQMGFTALDNIAAVLEGRPASNPV; this comes from the coding sequence ATGTCGGAAGATATACGCACCAGCCTGTTGATTGCGCGAACGGTTCCCACCGCCGTGGCTAATCGCGCTGCGGCCGAATTCCATGCCTTCGTGACGGAGTCCGATATGAACTCGTGGTCTGTCGTCGACTTCTGCAAGAAGCATGACGTGCCGGCCGTACTCATCGGGAAAAAATCCGGCCTGCAAGCGGAACACATTGCCGCGCTGCCTTCGACGGTCAAGATTATTGCGAACGCGAGCGCGGGCTTCGATCACATGGACGTAGCGGCGGCCCGTGAAAGGGGAATCGTCGTGACGAACGCGCCCGATGCGTTGACCGAGTGCACAGCGGATTTTTCCATGCTGCTCTTGCTGGCTGCGTGCCGTCGTGCGTCAGAATACGAGCGGATCATGCGCAACGGATGGGGCAAATCGTTCGGCATGACCGAGATGCTGGGTATGCGAGTGAATGGCAAGACGCTCGGCATCGTCGGATTCGGGCGTATTGGACGGGCGGTCGCTAAGCGTGCGCAGGCATTCGGCATGCGCGTGATCTACACGGACATGCACCGTGCGGCCCCGTCGCTGGAAAATGGCGCGACGTTCTATGCCACTCTCGACGAAATGCTGCCGCACTGCCAGGTCCTCACGCTGCACGTGCCGGGCGGAAGCGTCCCGCTCATGACGAAAAGAGAATTTGGACTCCTTCCCGCAGGCGCGATTTTTGTTAACGCGGCGCGTGGCGGCCTGGTGGACGAAGATGCGCTTTACGACGCCCTGACGTCGGGTCATCTGTTCAGCGCGGCTCTGGATGTCTACCGGAACGAGCCCAACGTCGACAAGCGGTTTGCTGAGCTCGACAACGTGTTCCTGACGCCCCATATGGCCAGCGCAACCATCGAGACCCGCGACCAGATGGGCTTTACGGCGCTGGACAATATCGCCGCCGTGCTGGAAGGACGGCCCGCCTCGAATCCCGTCTGA
- a CDS encoding VOC family protein yields the protein MIEFKWDHLQLCSADAEATAAWFARCLNAEIVRRPGRVDLRIGSINLFITSLASAEAGHPRCERQQGIDHFGVVVDDIDAAFVHLLLCDAEIVEPIKQVRPGVRACFVRSPGDILVEILERRPAEMTFT from the coding sequence ATGATTGAATTCAAGTGGGATCATCTGCAACTGTGCTCGGCGGACGCCGAAGCCACTGCGGCATGGTTTGCGCGCTGCCTGAACGCCGAGATCGTGCGTCGTCCTGGGCGAGTGGATTTGCGCATCGGCAGCATCAACCTTTTCATCACCTCGCTGGCGAGCGCCGAAGCCGGCCACCCTCGCTGCGAGCGGCAGCAGGGCATCGATCATTTCGGCGTGGTCGTGGACGATATCGACGCGGCGTTCGTGCATCTGTTGCTCTGCGACGCGGAAATCGTCGAACCGATCAAGCAGGTTCGCCCCGGCGTCAGAGCCTGCTTCGTGCGGTCGCCCGGTGATATTCTCGTCGAGATACTGGAGCGGCGACCCGCCGAGATGACTTTTACCTGA
- a CDS encoding efflux transporter outer membrane subunit gives MHRLAACGASAALCACTVGPDFHRPDVTSVSSYTAAPLAASTVASDGPGGAAQHFVPTELPGDGWWRAFGSPVLDALVQQALDDSPTLAQARATLDEAQQDYRAQAGGTLWPQVDASLSTTREKIDPEALGFGQLTQGRSFAPFTLYSAQVTVSYTLDLFGANRRALEAVAAQVDYQQYELDAARLTVAGNVVTATIRHASLARQLALTQALLANQTQQLDIAEHRYRAGGISEVDLLSQRTLVQQTRATLPPLRTQLAQTDHQLAIYLGRAPAQLSATHELAALDLDTLVLPVDLPLTLPSTLARQRPDIRASEALLHQASANIGVATANLYPRITLSGSAATERVNVSDLLTGFNVWNIGAGLTQPLFHGGELLARKRSSEAAWQAALAVYKQTVLQGLQQVADALRALDQDALALQALDAAQRSAQRSATIASQRYQAGGISQLTLLDTQRQALQTGLDRTKAAAQRYADTAALYQALGARP, from the coding sequence ATGCACCGGCTCGCCGCCTGCGGCGCAAGCGCGGCATTGTGCGCGTGTACCGTCGGCCCGGATTTCCATCGACCCGACGTCACCAGCGTGTCGAGCTATACAGCCGCGCCGCTTGCGGCCAGCACCGTCGCATCCGATGGTCCCGGCGGCGCCGCCCAACACTTCGTGCCGACCGAGCTGCCCGGCGATGGCTGGTGGCGTGCCTTCGGCTCGCCGGTGCTGGACGCGCTCGTGCAACAGGCGCTCGACGATAGCCCGACCCTCGCGCAAGCCCGCGCGACGCTCGACGAAGCGCAGCAGGACTATCGCGCGCAGGCGGGCGGCACGCTATGGCCGCAAGTCGATGCGAGCCTGTCGACCACGCGCGAGAAAATCGATCCCGAGGCGCTCGGCTTCGGCCAGTTGACGCAGGGCCGCTCGTTTGCGCCGTTCACGCTGTACAGCGCACAGGTCACCGTGTCGTACACGCTCGATCTGTTCGGCGCGAATCGCCGCGCGCTCGAAGCGGTGGCCGCGCAGGTCGACTATCAGCAATACGAACTCGATGCGGCGCGTTTGACCGTCGCGGGCAATGTCGTCACGGCGACGATCCGGCATGCGTCGCTCGCTCGGCAACTCGCCCTCACGCAAGCGCTGCTCGCGAACCAGACGCAGCAACTCGATATTGCCGAACACCGCTACCGTGCGGGCGGTATCTCCGAGGTCGATCTGCTGAGCCAGCGCACGCTCGTGCAGCAAACCCGCGCGACGTTACCGCCGTTGCGCACGCAGCTCGCGCAGACCGATCATCAACTCGCGATCTATCTGGGACGCGCGCCGGCGCAACTGAGCGCCACCCACGAGCTCGCCGCGCTCGACCTCGATACGCTCGTGCTGCCGGTTGACCTGCCGCTGACATTGCCGTCGACGCTCGCGCGGCAGCGGCCCGACATCCGCGCGTCCGAGGCGCTGTTGCATCAGGCGAGCGCGAATATCGGCGTGGCAACCGCGAACCTGTATCCGCGCATCACGCTGTCGGGCAGCGCGGCGACCGAACGCGTCAACGTCTCCGATCTGCTGACGGGCTTCAACGTATGGAATATCGGCGCGGGTCTCACGCAGCCGCTGTTTCACGGCGGCGAGCTGCTGGCGCGCAAGCGTTCGTCCGAAGCGGCCTGGCAAGCAGCGCTCGCGGTCTACAAGCAAACCGTGCTGCAGGGACTGCAACAGGTCGCCGACGCGTTGCGCGCGCTCGATCAGGACGCGCTTGCACTACAGGCGCTCGATGCGGCTCAGCGCAGCGCGCAACGCAGCGCCACGATCGCCAGTCAGCGGTATCAGGCGGGCGGCATCAGTCAATTGACGCTGCTCGATACGCAGCGGCAGGCATTGCAGACCGGACTCGATCGCACGAAAGCCGCCGCGCAGCGTTATGCCGATACGGCCGCGCTGTATCAGGCGCTCGGGGCGCGGCCGTGA
- a CDS encoding hybrid sensor histidine kinase/response regulator: MDETDDIPLELPLPHRNFAATRATAVLLAVISIVGPLLCISGYAWFDYHRRLSEAFDQVDRLTLVAEEQAATMQALNAEVFARVTELLGEQTPVGISRVESTTHESLSAIVALFPQIANFSIFSSTGQLLASSRIYPVPAVSISGTETLQAASVPGRQPHISLPKPGNVTPGNVFTVSTSWVDSEGRSLGVFSIALRQQYFLNFYRELAGDDPAVLIGLYRSDGGVLVRFGKTRTSSPTAANPEVNQSIVRNPEFGHLLNVSTVDGLERVVAYRRVGGYPLYVTAGIETASIVAKWRANLGAIAAIMLVPCMVVWVLLWMSLRRLREEELAWQNWHSEVSRRVSAEASNRQLRRMGALGNLVANVAHDFNNLLMVVNANVELARRKQYTNLKKEVLAVQHAAKGAQGLARRLMSVARKQPVKLECVDVCNWLETLSDLVETSIGEHVALQLQLAGDTGTVMVDPVELEAAVINLSVNAKDAMPEGGTFTVRCDPLSLADSQFGLPSGDYALLRFTDTGHGMTDAVLRRAFEPLFTTKMKGAGTGLGLAQVMTTCEQAGGTARIVSAPGCGTTISLYLPRLESVEDCEEPTVASVPDAATDLIAPGITVLLVEDNQSVADGIAAVLDVFGCNVRHELTADSAIALLESNYRFDLVLSDVQMPGKLDGLDLAELVRDRWPGQTFALMTGYAQELTRASEAGVVILAKPFDINELRSLVKNCVRT; the protein is encoded by the coding sequence TCATTTCAATAGTGGGGCCTCTGCTTTGCATCAGCGGATACGCCTGGTTCGACTACCATCGTCGCCTTTCGGAAGCATTTGATCAGGTCGATCGTCTGACGCTCGTTGCCGAAGAACAGGCCGCTACGATGCAGGCGCTTAACGCAGAAGTTTTCGCGCGGGTGACGGAACTCCTGGGCGAGCAGACACCGGTCGGGATCAGCCGTGTTGAATCGACGACTCATGAATCGCTCAGCGCCATCGTTGCGCTATTCCCGCAGATTGCCAACTTTTCGATCTTCAGTTCGACGGGCCAACTGCTTGCGAGCAGCCGGATCTATCCAGTGCCCGCGGTATCGATCAGCGGAACCGAGACACTCCAGGCAGCCTCGGTTCCCGGTAGACAGCCGCATATTTCGCTACCGAAGCCCGGCAACGTCACTCCTGGCAACGTGTTCACAGTCAGCACTTCATGGGTAGATTCCGAGGGTCGATCCCTTGGCGTATTTTCGATCGCATTGCGACAGCAGTATTTTCTGAACTTCTATCGCGAACTGGCGGGCGATGATCCCGCTGTCCTCATCGGACTGTATCGGTCCGACGGCGGCGTACTGGTCCGGTTCGGCAAGACGCGCACTAGCAGCCCCACCGCGGCCAACCCCGAAGTGAATCAGTCAATCGTCAGGAATCCGGAGTTCGGGCATCTGCTCAACGTCTCCACGGTCGACGGACTTGAACGGGTCGTCGCCTACCGACGCGTCGGGGGATATCCGCTGTATGTCACGGCTGGTATCGAGACCGCATCCATCGTGGCCAAGTGGCGCGCCAACCTGGGCGCGATCGCAGCGATCATGCTTGTTCCATGCATGGTCGTATGGGTACTGCTGTGGATGTCACTGCGCAGGTTGCGGGAAGAGGAACTCGCATGGCAGAACTGGCATAGCGAAGTCAGCAGACGTGTGTCGGCCGAAGCGTCGAATCGCCAACTGCGCCGGATGGGGGCGCTTGGCAACCTCGTGGCCAACGTGGCCCACGACTTCAATAACCTGTTGATGGTCGTCAACGCGAACGTGGAGCTTGCGCGGCGCAAGCAATACACGAATCTGAAGAAGGAAGTGCTGGCCGTGCAACATGCCGCGAAAGGCGCGCAAGGCCTTGCCCGTCGCTTGATGAGCGTCGCGCGCAAGCAGCCGGTGAAACTGGAATGCGTTGATGTTTGCAACTGGCTGGAGACGTTGAGCGACCTGGTCGAGACCTCGATTGGCGAACACGTTGCGCTGCAGCTCCAACTCGCCGGTGACACCGGCACCGTGATGGTCGACCCCGTCGAGTTGGAAGCCGCCGTCATCAATCTTTCCGTCAACGCGAAAGACGCCATGCCGGAGGGCGGAACGTTCACCGTACGATGCGATCCGCTCAGCCTCGCAGACAGCCAGTTCGGGCTGCCGTCCGGCGATTACGCGCTTCTTCGCTTCACCGACACCGGTCACGGCATGACCGACGCGGTATTGCGACGAGCATTCGAACCGCTCTTCACAACAAAAATGAAGGGCGCGGGTACCGGGCTCGGCCTTGCCCAGGTCATGACAACATGCGAGCAAGCAGGCGGCACCGCGCGGATAGTGAGCGCACCAGGGTGTGGTACGACTATAAGTCTCTACCTGCCCCGGCTTGAGAGCGTCGAGGATTGCGAGGAGCCCACGGTCGCGTCGGTGCCGGACGCGGCGACCGACCTCATCGCTCCTGGAATAACCGTGCTTCTCGTTGAAGACAATCAGAGCGTCGCGGACGGCATTGCCGCGGTACTCGACGTCTTCGGCTGCAATGTCCGCCACGAACTAACGGCTGACAGTGCCATCGCATTGCTCGAAAGCAACTATCGCTTCGATCTCGTGCTATCGGACGTTCAGATGCCCGGCAAGCTGGACGGACTCGACCTCGCGGAACTTGTCCGGGACCGTTGGCCAGGCCAGACGTTTGCTCTGATGACCGGCTACGCGCAGGAATTGACGCGTGCCTCTGAAGCCGGTGTGGTCATTCTTGCCAAGCCGTTCGACATCAACGAACTGCGATCGTTGGTGAAGAATTGCGTCCGCACCTAG
- a CDS encoding SDR family oxidoreductase, which produces MSASKKFAAVTGAGSGIGRAAAVALANAGFAVALIGRRAEPLLETKEAIGRAGGEAGVFQADVGDAASVEHAFSGIAEAFGRLDVLFNNAGRNAGAVPLEDYEVDFWNDVVATNLTGVFLCARAAYRLMKAQSPQGGRIINNGSISAHSPRPHTIAYTATKHAVTGITRSIALDGRAFNIACSQIDIGNAATSLTERMNRGVLQADGRLAPEARMDVTHVANAVVHMASLPLEANVLNMTIMATAMPFVGRG; this is translated from the coding sequence ATGTCTGCATCGAAGAAGTTTGCAGCCGTTACGGGCGCCGGCTCCGGCATCGGCCGAGCCGCCGCCGTCGCACTTGCTAACGCAGGATTCGCCGTCGCGCTGATCGGGCGCAGAGCAGAGCCGCTGCTGGAAACAAAGGAAGCAATCGGCAGGGCGGGGGGAGAAGCGGGGGTATTCCAGGCCGACGTTGGCGACGCAGCATCGGTCGAGCACGCGTTTTCGGGCATTGCCGAGGCATTCGGTCGGCTCGACGTGCTGTTCAACAATGCGGGGCGCAATGCCGGGGCTGTCCCTCTGGAAGACTACGAAGTCGACTTCTGGAACGACGTGGTGGCCACCAATCTGACCGGCGTTTTCCTCTGCGCTCGCGCCGCTTATCGTTTGATGAAGGCACAGTCCCCGCAAGGCGGACGAATCATCAACAATGGATCGATCTCCGCCCATTCGCCAAGGCCGCATACCATTGCCTATACGGCAACGAAACATGCTGTGACGGGCATCACCAGATCGATCGCGCTGGACGGACGCGCATTCAACATCGCCTGCAGCCAGATCGACATCGGCAACGCCGCCACATCGCTCACCGAACGGATGAACCGCGGCGTACTGCAAGCGGATGGACGCCTGGCACCCGAAGCAAGAATGGATGTGACGCACGTGGCGAATGCAGTCGTGCACATGGCCAGTCTTCCGCTTGAAGCCAATGTTCTCAACATGACCATCATGGCGACCGCCATGCCGTTCGTCGGCCGCGGATAA